The Marinomonas sp. CT5 genome contains the following window.
GCCGTCAGTATACAATTTCGTGATGAGCAAAAAGATACAGAGCCAAGCGATTGGCTTAGCCCAGTTCAAAATGATGATGCTTACTCTGTAGCTGTTCGTCTATGGGGCGTGATGGGGCGTCAGTTGAAACAGTCTTCGGCTTATCTTTCTAACCTCAATGAGGAGTCTTCTTTCCCTATTTGGGTCGACCATCACGGAACTTTCGCTATATATCTGGGTAATAATGTTACAACTTCTGATGTTGAAGCTAAGCTATCAGCTGCTGATATGTATTTAATGCCAGGTGAAGATCATATGCTAGCACCAGTACCATCCGAAGATGTTGCACGAATTGGTGATGTTGTTGACTTTAGTATTCCGACTGGTAATGGTGAAAAGCAAAAACTATTTAATGTTCGTCGTCGTAACTTAGATGATGTTAGCTGGGATTTACGTGAGTATCACTACGAAATCTCGCATCAAAAAGTTGGCGATTTTTTAGTTATTGATGTTTCCAAGATGGATATGCCAGAAGTGGTTTCTTATCACTTAGCACAACGTTTTGTAAATTAAGTAAGTTTAACCCCTCATAAAAGAAAACTGGAGACCCTCCAATGGAAAAACGACAAGAGCTATATGCAGGTAAGGCAAAATCTGTATTTCGTACAGATGATCCTGACAAGATGGTTCTAGTATTTCGTGATGATACTTCTGCATTTGACGGCAAAAGAATTGAACAGCTTGATCGTAAAGGTATGGTCAACAACAAGTTCAATGCTTTCATCATGACAAAACTACAAGAAGCAGGTATTCCAACTCATTTTGAGAAGCTTTTAAGTGATACAGAATCATTGGTTAAGTGTCTTGATATGATGCCTGTTGAGTGTGTCGTTCGCAATGTTGCCGCCGGCAGTTTATGTCGTCGATTAGGTGTTGAAGAAGGTATTGAGTTGTCTCCACCAACGTTTGAGTTATTTTTAAAAAACGATGCTCTAGGAGATCCAATGATCAACGAGTCTCATGTTGAATCATTTGGTTGGGCGAAAGCAGCGGATTTAGCGAAAGCCAAAGAACTTACATTCAAGGTGAATGATGTATTAAAAGCGATTTTTGCTGAAGGTGGCATGATTCTAGTTGATTACAAGCTAGAATTCGGCCTATATAAGGGCGAGGTTTTATTAGGTGATGAGTTTTCTCCTGATGGGTGTCGTTTATGGGATGCCAAAACCAAAGAAAAATTGGATAAAGACCGCTTCCGTCAAGGCTTGGGCGGCGTAATTGAAGCGTACGAAGATGTAGGTCGTCGTATAGGTATCGATTTCGACGCCTAAGTGGATTAATGATTTAGTTCATGATGGAGGAACAATGTTCCTTCATCTTAGCCACGCAAGGATATACTTTGATTAATTTCCTCCCTGTTGCCATCGGCCTAAGATATGCTCGGGCAAAACGCTCCAATCACTTCATTTCTTTTATTAGTTTCTCTTCTATTGCAGGGCTTGCGCTCGGCGTCATGGTTTTAATCACGGTTTTGTCCGTGATGAATGGGTTTGATCGTGAGTTACGTCAACGTATTCTTGGTATGGTGCCTCAGGCGACTCTTTGGGGGAGCCCAGTCTTAGATGATTGGCAGGCAACGGCTAAGTTGGTTGAGAAAATGCCTAATGTGGTTGCTGTTGCACCACATACACAAGCTCAAGTCATGTTTCAATCTGGTCAGAGTGTTCATGGTGCGATACTCAATGGTATTGATCCTGAAATGGAAAAAAAAGTGTCAATCATTGGTGAAAATATGGCCTCAGGGTCATTAGATGCACTTAATAAGACGCATTTTGGTATCGTTCTGGGAGCTCAATTAGCACGGATGTTGCGTGTTGATATTGGCGACAAAGTCACCGCAATTCTACCTAAAGCTAATGTCTCCATTGCTGGTGTTGCTCCTGTCTTAAAGCGATTTACTGTCGTCGGAACTTTTGAAGTTGGGGCGGAATTAGACAGTAGTCTTGCTTATATTAATATAAAAGATGCGGCAAAATTAAAGCGTTATAAAGCAGGTGAAGTGGAAGCGCTTAGAATATCTTTTGATGATTTATTTTTAGCTTCAACTCGTATTTGGGATATTGCTCGTGCTGTGCCGGGCCAAAATAGGGTCAGTGATTGGACGCGAACTCATGGCAGTCTTTTTCAAGCGATAAAAATGGAAAAAACCATGATTGGCTTGTTGTTATTGCTGATTGTTGCTGTGGCTGCTTTTAATATCGTTTCGACTCTTGTTATGGTGGTGACAGATAAGCGTAATGATATTGCGATTTTAAGAACAATGGGGCTTACTTCCGGTCAGGTGATGTGGGTTTTTGTAGTACAAGGTATGTTTATCGGTATGTTAGGAACCCTGATAGGGGTTGTATTAGGCGTTACTTTGGCGCTTAACGTAAGCGAAATTATTGCTGCTTTACAGTCATTATTGAATGTTCAGTTTTTAAGTGCAGATGTTTATTTTATAAATTATTTGCCTTCTGAGCTTCTTTGGTCAGATGTGGAATTGATTGTGACTTCCGCCTTCATAATGACCGTTGCGGCTACGATTTACCCAGCATGGCGGGCCTCTAAAGTAGAGCCAGCAGAGGCATTGCGTTATGAATAATAGTGTTGTTTTAGAGTGCCGCTCATTATCTAAACAGTATCAAGATGGAAAGCAAACGATTGATGTTTTTCAGTCAATAGATCTCGCCCTAAATAAAGGACAAGCTTGTGCTATTGTTGGGTCATCAGGTTCAGGCAAAACAACCTTGTTGAACTTACTTGCAGGTTTGGACTTAGCGACCACTGGTGAAGTAAGTTTGGCCGGCGTTTCCTGGTCTAGCGTAAAAGATTCTAGACGTGCAAAAATGCGTAATAAAGAGATGGGATTTGTCTATCAATTTCATCACTTGTTGCCCGAATTTACAGCGTTGGAAAACGTATTGATGCCTATGTGGATAGCAGGCATGAATAAGAGAGAAGCAAAACTGCGCGGTGAAGAGTTACTGACTCAGGTTGGTCTAAAAGACCGTTTCAACCACAAGCCTTCGCAGTTATCTGGTGGTGAGCGACAACGAGTGGCTATAGCTCGGGCTCTGGCGAATCGTCCTGCTTGTGTTTTGATGGATGAGCCAACGGGTAACCTAGATGAGGCGACATCGTTAGAAATTCAGAACTTGATTAATGAATTAAAGACAACTTATGGCATGGCCTTTTTGGTTGTTACTCACGACGAAAAAATGCTGGACTGGATGGATTCGGCTTATCGGTTATCTCAAGGGGAACTACGGATTTTGAAGTAGTTTAGTGATCTAATGCCAATCTAAAAAAAGGGTCTGAGTTTTAACTCAGACCCTTTTTTTAGATTATTTGCTAATGTTACGTAGCTTTCGTTCTTTCCAGCGTCTTATGACATGTAATCGCCATAATATAATGATGGCTATGTAACTAATTGCACCAACAACCAGACCAGATACAATGGAGCCAGTATATAATGGTAGCCATATATGTTCCATTTTGTCCCAAATCCATTCCACGGAGAGTTGGAAGTCTTTTTCGCTGTGATAACCCAAAATTAACGAGCCTACTTTGTAGTTAAAGAAAAAAACAAAAGGCATGGTTAATGGGTTTGTAATCCATACAAGTGCGATAGACAAAGGGATATTTGCTCGTATAGGAATTGCTGTTAAAGCAGAAGCGAACATTTGAAAAGGCATTGGGATAAACGCCCAGAATAAACCGTTAAAAAACGCACGAGCAACCGATTTTCGGTTTAGATGCCATAAATTGGCTTCATAAATTTGCGAGCCAAGTAAGCCTAATGCCTTACTTTGTTTTAACTTTTCTGGGTTCGGGATGAATTTTTTAAGATAATTCTTCGGCATAATTGGGTAAAAAGTAGGTTAGCAATGTAAGACAAGGAGGTCTTATGCTACTAAGTAGTTTGTCCATATTGATGGGCGCCATATTGGTGCCGAGTGATTATTTGTGGGTTTATTCTACTCATATCGTAATCTTGTGTCTCTACTTAATATGGTCTAAGCGTTTATTAATTTTATTTTTCACACTTTTGTCCTTGGTTTGCGTTGTTGTCAGTGAATGGTTGCCTGATTCAGAAGTGCAATTTGCTGTGGGCGATGAACTGCTTATTGACTTTGATGAAAAAAAGATCATAAGTTCAACGTTAAGTGGTTCTGGTCGTTATTTACTTACAACAAGTCAACATATAAGTATTCAATTCTCTAGTTCTTCTGGTGACAGGACAGTACTCGATAATTTTACCCTCGAATTGAATGACAGCCAGAACCTTTTTCATGAGCGTGGCCGCGCTCTAACGAAAGCAACCATAACGAATGTATTGATAGCCGATAAACAAGGTTCTTGGTGGCAGCGTCGTCTATATATTAATCGACAATTAGCCCAGATTTCTCTTCGTATTTTAGACACATCCTCAATGCCAGAGGACGATGCAGTTTTTTCTTTTAGAAATCGAGTGGTTGCAAAGTTAGATCAAGCTCTGCAAGTGTTTAGCAGTTGGCGTTTTTCTAAGGCGCTGTTGATTGGTGACGATGATTTATGGAGTGATCGTGATACTTGGATGATTCGTACTCTTGGGTTGGCTCATCTTTTTGTGGTATCTGGCCTACATACGGGTTTTATGTTCGCCATTGGCTGTATTTTAAGCCGAATTATTTGGCAATGCTGTCCAAACCGAGTGATGCTTTCGAGCATTACGCGATGGTATTGTGACGCTTTAGTGATCATCCCATTATTATTTCTCTATGCCTACATGACTAATTGGGGAGAGCCTGTAATACGAGCATCGATAATGTTGGGATTATATTTATGTGCTCGTATGATGGCGATCAAAGTAACGGCCTACGGTATTATTACCTTCGCTCTGTGGTTGATACTTCTCTTTAATCCTCGATCAATCTTGAGCCCTGGTTTGTGGTTATCCTTTAGTATGGTTTATTTACTCATTGGCTATTGTCAGACCTCAACTAAGTTGATTCGGTTAATCATGTTGCAAGTAATGCTTAGTACCGTGTCGATGGTTTTGATATTGGGCTGGCAAGATGCAATCTCCATCGTTTCGATTTTTATAAACCTACTGCTGATTCCTTGTGCTGCCTTCATCTGGTTTCCATGGTGTTTAATGGCTTGCTTTGAGGTCTTGGTTATTGGCTCAAATTATTTTTATGCGTTATTAAATTGGTTTTTAGACTATCTGATGCTCTTTATTGAAAAGGTGGCTTTTGGTATGCCTTTGCTGGAGTTTGAGTCATTTTCATCGTCTATTCCAAAGTGGGTAATGCTGTTCTTAGTGGGCTATTGGGTTTACCAAAGTCCTTTAAAACGGGGAATGATTAGTCTATTGGGGATTTGGTGTGTTTTGTTTTCGTCAATGTTGTTTAAACCCACTGGGGCTGATTTTAGCATCCGTAATTACGATTATAAGTTAACTATGATGAAAGGGAATGAGGTTTTGCTGGTGGATTCATGGATCAGAGAAGATATTGAGCGTTTGCGGATAGGGCAATATATAAATCAGTTTCAACAAAGTGGTTACTTTATATCGCCATCCGACATATCAAAGCTTACAGCCAGAATGCTGTTAAATTATGACGTGGAGTGGGTAGTTTTAAAACAGCTGCCAACATTGCCCGTCATGGCGAGGTTGAATGCCCTGCAAGTAAATTGGCTTGTTCTTAAAAAAGGAGAAGTGCTAAATTTTTATTTTGATCATGCTGCTGTTTCACTTCGGCATTCTTCCTGTCTTTATTCATTTTTTCTCTTAAAATCTGACACTTGCAAACGTGTAGAAAAGTTAGAGAGTGTGTTAAATTACAGTCAAATTTAAAATGGAGAGCGAAGTGTTAGCCTTTATTCAAACTGGTGGTTTTTTTATGTGGCCATTAATGGCCTGTTCCATTCTAACGTTGGCTATTATCTTGGAGCGTTTTTGGACTCTTCGTAAATCGGCTGTTGCACCAAAAGATCTACTATCAGATGTGATGACGAGATTGCGTGATGACCGTATGACGATAGATTATATTCGTTCGATGCAAGCTAAATCAGGTTTGTCTTCTATATTTGCGGCGGGGCTTATTAACTCTAAACACGGGCGTGGTGCAATGAAAGAAAGCATTCAAGAAGCCGCTAGTCATGTGATTCATGAATTAGAACGTTTTATGAATACATTAGGTACGATTGCTGCCATATCGCCATTGCTTGGTCTTTTAGGAACGGTTGTTGGAATGATTAAAGTCTTTTCAGTTCTTATGGAAAGTGGTGCAGGCAATACTGCTTTGTTGGCTGGAGGTATCTCCGAAGCCCTACTCACAACCGCCGCGGGTTTAGGTGTTGCGATTCCAGCATTAATTTTTCATCGTTTTTTTAGTCGCAAAATTGATGAGCTAGTTGTGAGTATGGAACAACAATCTACTAAATTGATAGACTCGCTGCATGGTGATCGAGATAAATCAGGAGCAGCACAGTGAAGTTTCGCCGTCAAAAAATAGATGACGTGCAAATCAATTTAACGCCACTGATCGATGTCGTCTTTTTATTGCTTATTTTCTTTATGGTTAGTACCACGTTTAATCAAAGTACTGA
Protein-coding sequences here:
- the purC gene encoding phosphoribosylaminoimidazolesuccinocarboxamide synthase, translated to MEKRQELYAGKAKSVFRTDDPDKMVLVFRDDTSAFDGKRIEQLDRKGMVNNKFNAFIMTKLQEAGIPTHFEKLLSDTESLVKCLDMMPVECVVRNVAAGSLCRRLGVEEGIELSPPTFELFLKNDALGDPMINESHVESFGWAKAADLAKAKELTFKVNDVLKAIFAEGGMILVDYKLEFGLYKGEVLLGDEFSPDGCRLWDAKTKEKLDKDRFRQGLGGVIEAYEDVGRRIGIDFDA
- a CDS encoding lipoprotein-releasing ABC transporter permease subunit — encoded protein: MINFLPVAIGLRYARAKRSNHFISFISFSSIAGLALGVMVLITVLSVMNGFDRELRQRILGMVPQATLWGSPVLDDWQATAKLVEKMPNVVAVAPHTQAQVMFQSGQSVHGAILNGIDPEMEKKVSIIGENMASGSLDALNKTHFGIVLGAQLARMLRVDIGDKVTAILPKANVSIAGVAPVLKRFTVVGTFEVGAELDSSLAYINIKDAAKLKRYKAGEVEALRISFDDLFLASTRIWDIARAVPGQNRVSDWTRTHGSLFQAIKMEKTMIGLLLLLIVAVAAFNIVSTLVMVVTDKRNDIAILRTMGLTSGQVMWVFVVQGMFIGMLGTLIGVVLGVTLALNVSEIIAALQSLLNVQFLSADVYFINYLPSELLWSDVELIVTSAFIMTVAATIYPAWRASKVEPAEALRYE
- a CDS encoding ATP-binding cassette domain-containing protein, translating into MNNSVVLECRSLSKQYQDGKQTIDVFQSIDLALNKGQACAIVGSSGSGKTTLLNLLAGLDLATTGEVSLAGVSWSSVKDSRRAKMRNKEMGFVYQFHHLLPEFTALENVLMPMWIAGMNKREAKLRGEELLTQVGLKDRFNHKPSQLSGGERQRVAIARALANRPACVLMDEPTGNLDEATSLEIQNLINELKTTYGMAFLVVTHDEKMLDWMDSAYRLSQGELRILK
- a CDS encoding DUF2062 domain-containing protein — translated: MPKNYLKKFIPNPEKLKQSKALGLLGSQIYEANLWHLNRKSVARAFFNGLFWAFIPMPFQMFASALTAIPIRANIPLSIALVWITNPLTMPFVFFFNYKVGSLILGYHSEKDFQLSVEWIWDKMEHIWLPLYTGSIVSGLVVGAISYIAIIILWRLHVIRRWKERKLRNISK
- a CDS encoding ComEC/Rec2 family competence protein produces the protein MLLSSLSILMGAILVPSDYLWVYSTHIVILCLYLIWSKRLLILFFTLLSLVCVVVSEWLPDSEVQFAVGDELLIDFDEKKIISSTLSGSGRYLLTTSQHISIQFSSSSGDRTVLDNFTLELNDSQNLFHERGRALTKATITNVLIADKQGSWWQRRLYINRQLAQISLRILDTSSMPEDDAVFSFRNRVVAKLDQALQVFSSWRFSKALLIGDDDLWSDRDTWMIRTLGLAHLFVVSGLHTGFMFAIGCILSRIIWQCCPNRVMLSSITRWYCDALVIIPLLFLYAYMTNWGEPVIRASIMLGLYLCARMMAIKVTAYGIITFALWLILLFNPRSILSPGLWLSFSMVYLLIGYCQTSTKLIRLIMLQVMLSTVSMVLILGWQDAISIVSIFINLLLIPCAAFIWFPWCLMACFEVLVIGSNYFYALLNWFLDYLMLFIEKVAFGMPLLEFESFSSSIPKWVMLFLVGYWVYQSPLKRGMISLLGIWCVLFSSMLFKPTGADFSIRNYDYKLTMMKGNEVLLVDSWIREDIERLRIGQYINQFQQSGYFISPSDISKLTARMLLNYDVEWVVLKQLPTLPVMARLNALQVNWLVLKKGEVLNFYFDHAAVSLRHSSCLYSFFLLKSDTCKRVEKLESVLNYSQI
- a CDS encoding MotA/TolQ/ExbB proton channel family protein; protein product: MLAFIQTGGFFMWPLMACSILTLAIILERFWTLRKSAVAPKDLLSDVMTRLRDDRMTIDYIRSMQAKSGLSSIFAAGLINSKHGRGAMKESIQEAASHVIHELERFMNTLGTIAAISPLLGLLGTVVGMIKVFSVLMESGAGNTALLAGGISEALLTTAAGLGVAIPALIFHRFFSRKIDELVVSMEQQSTKLIDSLHGDRDKSGAAQ